The segment atatatatatatatatatatatatgtatatatatatatatatatatatatatatgtatatgtatatgtatgtatatgtatatatatgtatatgtatatatacacgtgtgtgtttatttgtatacatcactgttcgtatgtatatatgtaatatatatatatatatatatatatatatattgtgaatgtgtaaaaaatacaaacatgtatattgttataagtgtgtgtgtatatatatatatatatatatatgtgtgtgtgtgtgtgtgtgtgtgtgtgtgtgtgtgtgtgtgtgtgtgtgtgtgtgtgtgtatgtgtgtgtgtgtgtgtatgtttgtatacgtatatatatttacgtatatatacatttgtgtatgtatgtatgtatgtatatatatgtgtgcatgtatatatatatatatatatatatatatatatatatatatatatatatatatatatatatatatgatattgcgcACACACACCTGCCCATCCTAGCTCAAATTACAGGTTAACCAAGGCCAGCAACATTGAACACGGTCTGACGGTGCACTTTTAGGCATCGTCAGTCATTTTGTGAGTTAtgcagtatatataaacatttctaaaaaaggaaaaaaagagaaatatatgataaacgcacgcacgcacgcacgcgcacacacacacacacacacacacacacacacacacacacacacacacacacacacacacacacacacacacacacacacacacacacacacacacacacacacacacacacacacacacacacacacacacacacacacacacacacacacgcacacacacacacacacacacatatgtatatactctgaTGTATCTATTACTGTATTCActaaatatttatttctatttttaattttttatttagtaAAAGGACTTTATACCTTCTGTACTTATTCCATGTTGCTAGGGAGGCGTAGGAGGGCTAGTTATAACGTGTATACGAATATACAAAAGTTGagagtattattctcatttttattgttcttgttcgtgtCCTCTTAGCATTAGATAAATGAATTGGGTGTTttgcattaaaaaatatatataaatacatatatatatatttaccagatAGATAACTGTATTCTTCTCATTTTGATTATTCTTTTCCGTGTCTTAGAATTAGATAAAGTAAATGAGATGTtttgcataagaaaaaaaaatctttacctaAAAGAGTTCGGAAACATTCCTCATTATGAGTGAAAGTGTTCGGCCTCCTCTGCGGTGCCGTCCCGTAAACAggaaaccccttcccttcctctcccgctgaGCTGCCCTCACAAACCACTTGTTTTGAcgccgttctctctccctccagacaTGCGGCTCCTGGTGGCTACGGCGATGGCGGCGGCGGTGCTGGGGCTCGTTCGGTCCCAGTGCTTTTCGGCGCGGGACGATTTCTCCGTCAAGGTCAACACCGACCTCTCGGGCATCACCGACTTCGGCTTCGAGCTCTACAAGCAGCTGGCGCCCCCGGAGTCCCCCGAGAACTTCTTCTTCTCGCCCTACAGCATCTGGACGGCCTTCACCCTCGCCTACTTCGGCGCCGGGGGGGAGACGGCGGCGCAGCTCCAGAGGGCCTTGAGGGTCGACGACAAAGTTGCCACGCTTAGGCTTTGGCGAGCGCTCGAGGCCATGTAAGTAGTCTTTCTACTGACTTCATGGAAAATTATGAATGGCGGTCGATAGAGATCCTCGAGAACGATCAGTACTATAATTAAGAGATGAGAGCAAAGATAGGCATATGATAATTTTAACCTACGCCTATAAGTACACGAAGCACCATTCGTCTTTGCTTCTGGGTAAATGGATAtgcagccaaaaaaaaagaaattttaagGAAACATTTTAAGGAAACAATTttaaccccgccccctcctcacaACAGGTACCGAACGCGCCAGCAAAACACCACCGCTTACTCCTTCAACATCGCTAACCGCGCCTACATCGATAAGAGTCTGCCGATTCGCGACTGCATTACCAACCTCCTTCACTCAGAGGTGGAAAGGGTCCAGTTCTTTAAAGTAAGTTTTAATCGCGACAtatctgtttattcctctctctctctctctctctctctctctctctctctctctctctctctctctctctctctctctctctctctctctcgctctctctctctctctttccctttcactctccttgtcattttcgctctccatctctcccactctcccattttcccctccacATATCGGCTAGCTgccaagagaaaaaaatcatgtaaatGTATTGCATACTCATAATTTAGTTTAAACTTCaaacaagtaataaaaaagaaaaactcgaACTTCGAGATTACCTTCCTTCTCAAATCCACAGTGTCCCGtagaggaaaacaaaggaaaacaaatcaaTAACACTTTACTCTGTTTCGTTGCCAGGTGGGCGCCGTTGCCCAGGAAATCAACAGTTTCGTGTCCGTGGCAACCAAAGGCAGGATCGACCAGATTATCAACCCCAGCGATTTACTTGACGCCATCATGGTGCTCGTGAACGCCGCCTACTTCAAGGGCACGTGGCAGTTCCAGTTCAAAGCTTCCGACACGTTCCCAGAGCCGTTCTACGCTACGTCTCAGAACAGCGACCTCGTCCCTATGATGCATCAGACCGCTTCTTTCAGATACAGTAAGTTTGTTTATGAATGAATACACTAAATGGTGTGTAAacgttaatgaaaaaaatataaacaaagtatAGCCCAACCCATTGTACCGTGCGCTACCTGGCAGTGTCTAATCATCCTCGTGTTTCTCCCTTCGACAGATGAATTCCCCGAGATTGCCGCAAAGGTCTTGGAGCTTCCTTACACCGGAGACGCCATGTCCATGTTTGTTTTCCTTCCCACTGAGGAAGGGCCTCTCGGCTTCGCCAGGATGGTCGACCGGCTCAGCGGGAACAACCTGAGGGCGGCGACGCACAAGGGTAACCTCTCCTTCCGAACGGTCGACGTAAAGCTTCCCAAATTCAAGATGGAAGTCGAAATCAGAGAGCAATTCAAGCCGGTTAGTGTCTATTGCCATTTCGTTTTTGATGTTTCGTAAACGTAATTCAAATCCAAGGAATGTTAAGAATAGTAATTCGACACTTTGCTGACTCTAAAATTTGCGCTTTGACAGTGCGATAATCTTCCAAATCCCTTTTCCACAGGCACTTAAGAGCATGGGCATTAGAGACATCTTCGACAGTGAAAAGGTTGACCTGTCCACTTTTGGTCCTCTGCTGAATGTCACCCTGGAAAAGGTGATCCACAAGGCCTTCGTGGAGGTCAACGAAGAAGGCACCGAAGCCGCTGCAGCGACGGCCCTCATCTTCGCCACCCGGTCCGGAGCCGCGAGGCCGCTGCCGATCGAGTTCCACTGCACCCGGCCCTTCGTCTTCCTGATCCGAGACAACGACACGCACACCGTCCTCTTCATGGGAAGCTACAAGAAGCCCACGAAGGCCAAGGCGTAGGTCGGCGAGCGGGTTAAGGGAGggcttgtataatatatatgtattagtatgatGACACGCAtttcaagaaatatatttttatatttatatgatccaGTGTTTTATTTACGCTTTATTTTGTAACGAAATGTTTTATGACAGTATTAAAAAACAGCTAATATTTTCCCCTTAACACTGCTATCTTTTTATATTCGGATAAACATAATCTTTTTAAGACGACGTGAAGTTCTCTTGAAGAAGACAGTCGATTAAAAAAAAGATTCACTTTAAAACATCCTAGTTTTAAGAAAATCAAATCAACTTCGCTCTGGTTTTATACAAGACATTTGTCATATTCAGTTAAATATCCCAGCTGATGATAACACGAATAAACGAACCAGGCTACTCCCACATTAAACGAAATTCATTTAATGAAATTCATTTACAGGACAGTGTACATACCCTGTAAAAGGCTCACAATAAgatccccccccaatcccttgcccgttgttgtcgtgggggggcttaggagacgaagactgagacccaatacagggatctcccctgcctagggcctcagccctcgactcaactaattttgcatggtctttttcctctccagcttttgtttccgtctcttctccatccccttctgctatctacttcctaaggtgtgagagctgtgctgagaggatgaaaggctgacctagtgccagtcctgaacggcctgcgggaactatgggcacgatactcctgactaatctagcccttaccttcagtagcgaaaggaggtggaccgattaggcctatttacataatccaggttccccatgaccagtaatgaaaatgtaatccctttattagaggctatgaggctagcccctttatcaaatagccccaacccaggctctcctttgaccacggctccaaacactgaaactactgcccactcctcaatgcctactagtgcattacccacccaagcagagaatcaatctccagaagacattcctacccacccaacttcctcaaattcaactccacccctgcaaccttcatcaaacaaccaatcctcccttattactaccttgcaaccttatttttcatcattccgtattactccctcttccacacgtccccgaccatccaccaccaccaaccctacagatatcttaaatactctgtttagcccagataaatgggaccgatttttcgtgatccctgctacagctccttactcaggcaacactcttctctttcaacaatgcctccaaaaacaagtaggcagagtccctttttataccagacgcgatcgctcccgtctggtaacagtcagatcagaaactgaatctatagcactgtcaaatttaactgataattctggcaaccccattcctgcagaacctcatccaacccttaatacctgtaccggaactgtctctctctccccagcaaactgcccagtcgataccaaagattggtcagactgtggagaagacttattaggatgcctcaaagaccaagatgtgaaatcagtacattgctacaccattcctcctaaaggtcaacgaaagaatccgaccaatattgccaaaattaccttccgtacacatgaccttcccttacgtatctacattggtggacaatccctccctgttcgaccataccaaccccctccccgtcaatgtcaaaactgttggcgctttggacatcctgccaaacattgccgttccacagaccgatgccccatatgtgcccaacctggtcataatcgatcaaactgctcagcacaaacacgaacatgtgctaactgcggcggcccccacaatgtattttatagaggctgtcccacttacaaatttgaatctgaggtagcaactctcagatacaaaaatggtctcactttacgtgaagccagacaggaagcacgtcgacaaggtttctctcatactccatattctagcaacatcgttcgctcagcccttccccctccacccaaaaatgtccccatttccacttctacattctacatccctcagaccaattcctttgccactctaaacccagacaccccaatctcaaccacagctcctatctcaacttcagccccaacaccaacccctctccctccccgcactacccgcagtagacagactaaacgttctaaccctccgtcccctacagcacaatcacctccacctacctatacctttctTCCTGAGaccccagtctcctcttccccccctcataagaaaacctttatttcagaaaactctccaaccaattccattgcaaaaacaattaccttctcacaaaactctccaacaaactccactgcagaaacaatggaagacattcaaagttatatgcttgagacacaaaatcccataactcatgctccttccacacttgaagtggttgccgatattcatacccctcctactaatattccccctacaccccttcctcctactccctcccaacacaacctaaccccctcaatcacaaccaccactgatatccatcctcccaatacccatcctcctgatatgcatccccctcttactcacagcacccctttcctcctaatccctcccaagacaacacatccccttcaactccaactatccatccttctgatattcatcctcctaacactaatactccccacacatctactccctcccaacacaacccacccccttcaaccctaactataggcacattctccctccctccatcccctctatcctttgcactccctccaggatacacacgagaatcactcatggcacaacaatgcccttctccagactccctacctcctaatatccctcctttacaccccctagctccttccccttcaaattccccaacacgtaaatgcgttatcattcataaatcaactaggatatagctctcctacattggaatattcgcggtttccgctttcatagatcagacctacgtcatatccttgcttcttataatccatctattatctgcctccaagagactttcctcacacaccctcctattccaattcctaattaccattttatctcttccccacactccctttatgtctcgtctatacttgtccatcataaaacaccttatgtcatacctcccatacaaacttctgtcccgtgcacagctattcgcatctttcttcgccgctggatcacagtgatttcagtctacttctccccatcccatcccattgactttactgcctttgagactctaatttcccaactccaaccacctttcctcatagttggtgatttcaactgccgccacactctgtggggtgactctaccaccaactcccgaggccgatctctagaacgcttcctcttcacaaataacctaattattcttaattcagatcgccccacacactttgacatgcgcacacataccttttcatgccttgacctctctctatgctctcctactttacatctagatttccattggtcagttctagaccacttcccctatagtgaccacttcccaatactcctttctcctacttcatatgtaacacttcctaatcctccacgctggtgctttgatagagctgactggcatactttcacttcactctccactatacctatccctccaccccccttatcgtccatttcagatatgctacattgttttacaaccacgatcctaagagctgcctatacagccattcctcgaacttcaagaccctatacttctaaatgtgttccatggtggaattctaaTTGCTCCAAAGCgctccgcttaaaacgagcagcctggaacagctatcgctacaaacgaggcacccctcaccagctatcagcccttatttcctttaaaagagcatctgcccatcttcgccgtacaattaaaaacagcaaaacaaatagctggcaaaattatgtttcctcaattacatcttctacatctatttcagctgtttggcg is part of the Penaeus vannamei isolate JL-2024 chromosome 19, ASM4276789v1, whole genome shotgun sequence genome and harbors:
- the LOC113803667 gene encoding leukocyte elastase inhibitor, producing the protein MRLLVATAMAAAVLGLVRSQCFSARDDFSVKVNTDLSGITDFGFELYKQLAPPESPENFFFSPYSIWTAFTLAYFGAGGETAAQLQRALRVDDKVATLRLWRALEAMYRTRQQNTTAYSFNIANRAYIDKSLPIRDCITNLLHSEVERVQFFKVGAVAQEINSFVSVATKGRIDQIINPSDLLDAIMVLVNAAYFKGTWQFQFKASDTFPEPFYATSQNSDLVPMMHQTASFRYNEFPEIAAKVLELPYTGDAMSMFVFLPTEEGPLGFARMVDRLSGNNLRAATHKGNLSFRTVDVKLPKFKMEVEIREQFKPALKSMGIRDIFDSEKVDLSTFGPLLNVTLEKVIHKAFVEVNEEGTEAAAATALIFATRSGAARPLPIEFHCTRPFVFLIRDNDTHTVLFMGSYKKPTKAKA